CCAAAAAACAGATGGCAGATATTCGTTGTAGGTGATGTGTTGCACCAAAGCTATAACGATTTCCTTAGTCTCCTGGTAAAGTTTCTCATCGTCCCATTGGGAGTTGATCAAAGCCAGCTGGTTAGCATACTTGTCGTGCAAACGAAGCCAAACGACGATGTGCAAGACACAGTTAGACCAGTGTACTGATTGACTCGTTGATCACCTgattatttaaacaaattagCCACATTCAAACCAACCAgtatttattttagaattcGTACCTGCGACGAAGCATTGGCTTCCGTATTCGTCGGAAATACAATCCTTTCGATCGGGATCGACTGGTAAAACAAACATAGTCCCCGCCGATTGTCTATTGGGGTAACACGACAACTTTTTCAGCAGCAGTCGAGCCATAAATGACGGAAGCGTCCAGATAGGCCGGAATTCGGTTGAGCTAATTGCATAATCAAGTCGAATCAAGTAAAGTAATGAATTGCATCATTAGGGAAAAAGCGAGCTACAGTACCTGGTCGGCATAACCGAATTTGCAATCTTCTCGAGGAGCGATGACAGAGCGGACGAAATCGTGACAGCTAACGCCAAATTGACTCTAGAATTCATTGTCGTGGTCCACATCGATGGGGAAACAAAGTGGGTTCGGTGGGGAAACAGAGTTCGCTCAGGTGACAAGTACTTGCCGTCACCCGTGCAACATTGAATCGCCGAATTGGTCACTTTTcacaacagaaaataaattagCCTTGCTCATTAAAACcagagaaaatgaattaattagcTTACATGTACGGAAAGTAGGAACGTGAGTAATATCGTGAGCGACAAGTTGACCCCAGTGCAT
The sequence above is drawn from the Daphnia pulicaria isolate SC F1-1A chromosome 1, SC_F0-13Bv2, whole genome shotgun sequence genome and encodes:
- the LOC124320212 gene encoding uncharacterized protein LOC124320212; this encodes MHWGQLVAHDITHVPTFRTLTNSAIQCCTGDGKYLSPERTLFPHRTHFVSPSMWTTTMNSRVNLALAVTISSALSSLLEKIANSVMPTSSTEFRPIWTLPSFMARLLLKKLSCYPNRQSAGTMFVLPVDPDRKDCISDEYGSQCFVAGDQRVNQYTGLTVSCTSSFGFVCTTRPNLMEEYGLLPLTTGYTYRSRF